From a region of the Thermus caldilimi genome:
- a CDS encoding class II aldolase/adducin family protein has translation MWEYLIHGEPSPKVQAFLEGLGKALEAQGFHHNPKAEAPNLVLNAISPENPKPYRRRAQATFVASVLELPRFPEDPLKELYPYLVRALSNVLLAYVPHQGVKFLTLELGHYDEPNGEGFYERVAGRLKPIACSRLVIHNVFHTDLEPELWQGDALTESMYRAGKKLKEWDLLPAPFPIEEILSPEDLRHVKRLYGIGGLSYGNLSVRKDERRFWMSASGVDKANLKEIGRDILMVKDYDPEENAILLSVPPHVEPRRVSVDAIEHWMIYREHPGVGAILHVHAWMEGVPATPFNYPCGTYELAQAVAEKVREAPDPTRAVVGLKNHGLTITGRSLDEIMERIEGRLIRTVPMT, from the coding sequence ATGTGGGAGTACCTGATCCACGGCGAACCTTCTCCTAAGGTCCAGGCTTTTCTGGAAGGTCTGGGGAAAGCTTTGGAAGCCCAGGGGTTTCACCATAACCCTAAGGCCGAGGCCCCCAACCTGGTGCTGAACGCCATTTCCCCGGAAAACCCTAAGCCCTACCGCCGGCGGGCCCAGGCCACCTTCGTGGCCTCGGTGCTGGAGCTTCCCAGGTTCCCCGAAGACCCCCTGAAGGAGCTCTACCCCTACCTGGTCCGAGCTCTTTCCAACGTGCTCCTGGCCTATGTGCCCCACCAGGGGGTCAAGTTCCTCACCCTGGAGCTCGGGCACTACGACGAGCCCAACGGGGAAGGGTTTTACGAGAGGGTAGCCGGGCGCCTTAAGCCCATCGCCTGCAGCCGCCTGGTCATCCACAACGTCTTTCACACGGACCTCGAGCCCGAGCTTTGGCAAGGGGATGCGCTCACGGAAAGCATGTACCGGGCGGGGAAGAAACTCAAGGAATGGGACCTCCTTCCCGCCCCCTTCCCCATCGAGGAGATCCTCTCCCCCGAGGACCTGCGGCATGTCAAGCGGCTTTACGGTATCGGGGGACTTTCCTATGGCAACCTCTCCGTGCGCAAGGATGAGCGCCGCTTCTGGATGTCCGCAAGCGGGGTGGACAAGGCGAACCTCAAGGAGATCGGCCGGGACATCCTCATGGTGAAGGACTACGACCCTGAAGAAAACGCCATCCTCCTCTCCGTTCCCCCCCACGTGGAACCCCGGCGGGTCAGCGTGGACGCCATCGAACACTGGATGATCTACCGGGAACACCCCGGGGTGGGAGCCATCCTGCACGTGCACGCCTGGATGGAAGGGGTGCCCGCCACCCCCTTCAACTACCCCTGCGGCACCTACGAGCTGGCCCAGGCGGTGGCGGAAAAGGTACGGGAAGCTCCTGACCCCACGCGGGCGGTGGTGGGCCTGAAAAACCACGGCCTCACCATCACCGGGCGGAGCCTGGACGAGATCATGGAAAGGATCGAGGGCCGGCTCATCCGCACCGTGCCCATGACATGA
- a CDS encoding zinc-dependent alcohol dehydrogenase, with protein sequence MKALLYTPSLPRFFAARALGKRFPKGLLPLRLVEVPLPERQGFVKVKVRLSGVCGSDLALLYGKSPPSISPFFSFPAVLGHEILGEVEGSLVAVNPLLSCTDRGLPPCPRCQQGEEGLCQNVAEGPLAPGMLGYNRDLPGGWGEWVLVRPERLYPIPEGVPEERAVLAEPLAVVVRGLKKLKPWPDEILVLGMGTLGLSALKALRALGFSGKAYAVAKYPRQAERALVFGADRVYGSAKEALLERAKCYRYLLFEGYRGGYEAVIEASGSGAGFRQALTLAQEGGRVLLLGAPGVDWADLSPFWFKEVGLVGSYTYTHEEFAQAVGLLPELKGLEGLIGGIFPLEAWPKALSAKGKALFRPNVS encoded by the coding sequence ATGAAGGCCCTCCTCTACACCCCTTCCCTGCCCCGCTTCTTCGCCGCCAGGGCCCTGGGCAAGCGCTTTCCCAAGGGGCTTCTCCCCTTGCGCCTGGTGGAGGTGCCCCTACCCGAGCGGCAGGGCTTCGTAAAGGTCAAGGTGAGGCTAAGCGGGGTCTGCGGTTCGGACCTGGCCCTTCTCTACGGGAAAAGCCCCCCTTCCATCAGCCCCTTTTTCTCCTTCCCCGCTGTCCTTGGCCACGAGATCCTGGGGGAGGTAGAGGGAAGCCTGGTGGCGGTGAACCCCCTCCTCTCCTGCACTGACCGCGGACTTCCCCCCTGCCCAAGGTGCCAGCAGGGCGAGGAGGGCCTATGCCAAAACGTGGCCGAAGGCCCCCTAGCCCCCGGGATGCTGGGCTACAACCGGGACCTGCCCGGGGGCTGGGGGGAGTGGGTCCTGGTCCGGCCCGAGAGGCTTTACCCCATTCCCGAGGGCGTGCCCGAGGAGCGGGCGGTGCTCGCCGAGCCCCTGGCGGTGGTGGTGCGGGGCCTCAAGAAGCTTAAACCATGGCCAGATGAGATCTTGGTGCTAGGCATGGGCACCCTGGGGCTTTCGGCCCTCAAGGCCCTTAGGGCCCTGGGGTTTTCCGGAAAAGCCTACGCGGTGGCCAAGTACCCCCGCCAAGCGGAGCGGGCTTTGGTCTTCGGAGCGGATAGGGTCTACGGAAGCGCCAAGGAGGCCCTGCTGGAGCGGGCCAAGTGCTACCGCTACCTCCTCTTTGAAGGGTACCGGGGTGGGTACGAGGCGGTCATTGAAGCCTCGGGGAGTGGGGCAGGTTTCCGCCAAGCCCTTACCCTGGCCCAGGAGGGAGGCAGGGTGCTCCTCTTGGGGGCTCCGGGCGTGGACTGGGCCGACCTCTCCCCCTTCTGGTTCAAGGAGGTGGGCCTGGTGGGCAGCTACACCTACACCCATGAGGAGTTCGCCCAGGCGGTGGGCCTATTGCCGGAGCTAAAGGGATTGGAAGGCCTCATCGGAGGCATCTTTCCCCTCGAGGCCTGGCCAAAAGCCCTTTCCGCCAAGGGCAAAGCCCTATTCCGGCCAAATGTGTCCTGA
- a CDS encoding AAA family ATPase encodes MAWEEEPFLAAGERFRALLKEVKRVIVGQDHLLERMLVALLARGHLLIEGVPGLAKTLAVKTLAQAVGGSFKRIQFTPDLVPADLLGTRIYNPKEGEFRTELGPIFAHLLLADEINRAPAKVQSALLEAMQERQVTLGKETYPLPKPFLVLATQNPIESEGTYPLPEAQLDRFLLKVVVGYPAFHEELLIVGRMTTGEEIQVGQVLSLEEVSELSRLADRVYIHPKVAEHAVALVQATRDLERAGLKDLKPFVTYGASPRASLALVQGAKALALVRGRAHALPEDVRDLYLDALRHRVILSYQALAEGVRVEDVLEAILNRLPPPFVPLHDPYGDARSPLGPPGA; translated from the coding sequence ATGGCCTGGGAAGAGGAACCCTTCTTGGCGGCAGGGGAAAGGTTTCGGGCCCTCCTGAAGGAGGTCAAGCGGGTCATCGTGGGCCAGGACCACCTCCTGGAGAGGATGCTGGTGGCCCTTCTCGCCCGGGGCCACCTCCTGATCGAGGGGGTGCCGGGGCTGGCCAAGACCCTGGCAGTGAAGACCCTGGCCCAAGCGGTGGGGGGGAGTTTCAAAAGGATCCAGTTCACCCCCGACCTGGTGCCCGCCGACCTCCTGGGAACCCGCATCTACAACCCCAAGGAGGGAGAGTTCAGGACCGAGCTCGGTCCCATCTTCGCCCACCTCCTTCTGGCGGACGAGATCAACCGGGCCCCGGCCAAGGTGCAGTCGGCCCTCCTCGAGGCCATGCAGGAGCGCCAGGTGACTCTGGGCAAGGAAACCTACCCCCTGCCCAAGCCCTTCCTGGTCCTGGCCACGCAAAACCCCATAGAAAGCGAGGGCACCTATCCCCTGCCGGAGGCCCAGCTGGATCGCTTCCTCCTCAAGGTGGTGGTGGGCTACCCTGCCTTCCACGAGGAGCTCCTCATCGTGGGGCGCATGACCACGGGGGAGGAGATCCAGGTGGGCCAGGTGCTTTCCCTGGAGGAGGTTTCGGAGCTTTCCCGCTTGGCCGACCGCGTCTACATCCACCCCAAGGTGGCCGAGCACGCCGTGGCCCTGGTCCAAGCCACCCGGGACCTGGAAAGGGCGGGGCTTAAGGACCTAAAGCCCTTCGTGACCTACGGGGCCAGCCCCCGAGCCTCCTTGGCCCTGGTCCAGGGGGCCAAGGCCCTGGCCCTGGTCCGGGGGCGGGCCCACGCCTTGCCGGAGGATGTGCGGGACCTGTACCTGGACGCTCTCCGCCATCGCGTGATCCTCTCCTACCAGGCCCTGGCGGAGGGCGTGCGGGTGGAAGACGTGCTGGAAGCCATCCTAAACCGCCTTCCCCCGCCCTTTGTACCCCTTCACGACCCCTATGGAGACGCCCGAAGCCCTCTTGGCCCGCCTGGAGCTTAA
- a CDS encoding DUF58 domain-containing protein, with the protein METPEALLARLELKVVRPLDGLLFGDYRGVFYGKSLELAEISPYAPGDEAERIDWPATARTGELHVRRFREERELTLWLLLDGSPSMRFGSRRREKYTLALELALSVAYIALRHGNRVGAILPSGLLPPKGGKAQALLLAREALKGGKALPLGEALGLLERVARRRSLVFVFSDFLDPFFAPWARLAARHDLVAVLVEDPLERTLPQAGVLSFFDPETGAQVEVNTLDPRVREAYRLRAEALRAGRMREILRAGADLLLASTEMDLLPLLLGFVERRRRWSSKAPRASS; encoded by the coding sequence ATGGAGACGCCCGAAGCCCTCTTGGCCCGCCTGGAGCTTAAGGTGGTGCGTCCCCTGGACGGGCTCCTCTTCGGGGACTACCGGGGGGTGTTCTACGGCAAGAGCCTGGAACTCGCCGAGATCAGCCCCTATGCCCCGGGGGACGAGGCCGAGCGCATTGACTGGCCCGCCACCGCCCGGACCGGGGAACTCCACGTGCGCCGCTTTCGCGAGGAGCGGGAGCTTACCCTATGGCTCCTCCTGGACGGAAGCCCCTCCATGCGCTTTGGCTCCCGTAGGCGAGAAAAGTACACCCTGGCCCTGGAGCTGGCCCTGAGCGTGGCCTACATCGCCCTGCGCCACGGGAACCGGGTGGGGGCTATCCTGCCCTCAGGCCTCCTGCCCCCCAAAGGGGGCAAGGCCCAGGCCCTCCTCCTGGCCCGGGAGGCCCTTAAAGGCGGGAAGGCGCTTCCCCTGGGGGAGGCCTTGGGGCTTCTGGAGCGGGTGGCCCGGCGCCGGAGCCTGGTCTTCGTCTTTTCGGACTTCCTGGATCCTTTCTTTGCCCCCTGGGCCCGCTTGGCTGCTCGGCACGACTTGGTGGCAGTCCTGGTGGAAGATCCCCTGGAGCGGACTTTACCCCAGGCAGGGGTGCTTTCCTTCTTCGACCCGGAAACCGGGGCCCAGGTGGAGGTGAACACCTTAGACCCAAGGGTGCGGGAAGCCTACCGCCTCCGGGCGGAGGCCCTTAGGGCGGGCAGGATGCGGGAGATCCTCAGAGCCGGTGCCGATCTCCTCCTGGCCTCCACGGAGATGGACCTGCTCCCCCTCCTCCTGGGCTTTGTGGAAAGGAGGCGCAGATGGTCTTCAAAAGCCCCGAGGGCTTCCTCCTAG
- a CDS encoding vWA domain-containing protein, with product MVFKSPEGFLLGLLLLGAGGLFLLLGERAGRRRLLSALDPGFAPRPRPLGWPFLLAPLLLFLAAGRPEAPLPWRENLTQALLVVDTSHSMAADDEAPTRLERAKALAQSFLRGLDPSVKVGLVSFGPQAVLVLSPTRDRQALLKALQGLKPGGTTPLGQGLLQAKRVLRPEGPERDLPQAKPPAALLLFSDGAANVGRDPLEVAGELSRAGLPVFVRPLGDPKGAVSRIGEGLYFVPTNPTSLLRLAQATGGQVLGEDFQPLYRALRPYRVWRTQTLDLTQALVVAGFLSLSFGAYLNLAREGRWP from the coding sequence ATGGTCTTCAAAAGCCCCGAGGGCTTCCTCCTAGGCCTTCTCCTCCTGGGGGCCGGCGGGCTTTTCCTCCTCCTGGGGGAGCGAGCCGGAAGGCGGCGGCTTCTTTCTGCCCTGGACCCCGGCTTCGCTCCCCGGCCTAGGCCCTTGGGCTGGCCCTTCCTCCTGGCCCCTCTCCTCCTCTTCCTGGCGGCGGGCCGGCCCGAGGCCCCCCTGCCCTGGCGGGAGAACCTCACCCAGGCCCTGCTGGTGGTGGACACCAGCCACTCCATGGCCGCGGACGACGAGGCCCCCACCCGGCTGGAACGGGCCAAGGCCCTGGCCCAAAGCTTCCTTCGCGGCCTGGACCCCTCGGTCAAGGTGGGGCTGGTGAGCTTCGGACCCCAGGCGGTCCTGGTCCTCTCCCCTACCCGGGACCGCCAGGCCCTCCTCAAGGCCCTGCAGGGCCTCAAACCCGGGGGGACCACCCCCTTGGGCCAAGGCCTCCTCCAGGCCAAACGGGTCCTGCGTCCAGAAGGCCCCGAGCGGGACCTGCCCCAGGCCAAACCCCCTGCCGCCCTCCTTCTTTTCTCCGACGGGGCCGCCAACGTCGGTCGGGATCCCCTCGAGGTGGCAGGAGAGCTCTCCCGGGCAGGCCTCCCCGTCTTTGTGCGTCCCCTGGGCGACCCCAAGGGAGCGGTGAGCCGCATCGGGGAAGGGCTTTACTTCGTGCCCACCAACCCCACAAGCCTCCTGCGCCTGGCCCAGGCCACCGGAGGCCAGGTGCTCGGTGAGGATTTCCAACCCCTCTACCGGGCCCTCCGCCCCTACCGCGTGTGGCGAACCCAGACCTTAGACCTCACCCAGGCCCTGGTGGTGGCCGGATTTCTATCCCTTTCCTTCGGCGCTTACCTGAACCTGGCCCGGGAAGGGAGGTGGCCGTGA
- a CDS encoding vWA domain-containing protein, producing the protein MSLQTPEALSLLILLAFLLLGLYPRRPKARLPHPLVPLLQQAARESRGVLPWLPPALFFLGLLLLVLAATRPLLPLPGPASRNVVILVMDVSRSMMAGDLKPSRLEAAKEAARVFLREAPKALRIGLVAFSGYAQTIHPPTTDRRLLRESLDSLEFGRSTAIGEGILEALRNIREAGGEGEILLLTDGRNRTGTDPVEAATEAARMGVRIYAVGVGVPGWTPGPEDPVSAFGFFAGAYEVDEELLWSLAEFTGGRYYLVASERELSELYQKLARSVRLEVKPGEAAGLLGALGGFLALLGMALRRYLSPA; encoded by the coding sequence GTGAGCCTGCAGACCCCCGAGGCCCTAAGCCTCCTCATCCTTCTGGCCTTCCTGCTCCTGGGCCTCTATCCAAGGCGCCCTAAGGCACGCCTACCCCATCCTTTGGTCCCCCTGCTCCAGCAAGCAGCCCGGGAGTCCCGGGGAGTCCTTCCCTGGTTGCCCCCGGCCCTCTTTTTCCTGGGGCTTCTCCTCCTGGTCTTGGCGGCCACCCGGCCCCTATTGCCCCTCCCCGGCCCGGCGAGCCGAAACGTGGTGATCCTGGTCATGGACGTAAGCCGGAGCATGATGGCGGGCGACCTGAAGCCAAGCCGCCTCGAGGCGGCCAAGGAAGCTGCCCGGGTCTTCCTCCGCGAGGCGCCGAAGGCCCTGAGGATAGGGCTGGTGGCCTTTAGCGGCTACGCCCAGACCATCCACCCCCCCACCACCGACCGCAGGCTCCTGCGGGAAAGTCTGGACAGCCTGGAGTTCGGCCGCTCTACGGCCATCGGGGAGGGAATCCTGGAGGCCCTGCGCAACATCCGCGAGGCGGGGGGTGAAGGGGAAATCCTCCTCCTGACCGACGGCAGGAACCGCACGGGCACCGACCCCGTGGAGGCGGCGACCGAGGCCGCCAGGATGGGGGTGCGCATCTACGCCGTGGGGGTGGGGGTCCCAGGCTGGACCCCGGGCCCCGAGGACCCGGTGAGCGCCTTTGGCTTCTTCGCTGGGGCTTACGAGGTGGACGAGGAACTCCTCTGGTCCCTGGCAGAGTTCACCGGGGGGCGGTATTACCTGGTGGCCTCGGAGAGGGAGCTTTCTGAGCTTTACCAAAAGCTCGCTCGCTCCGTGCGCCTCGAGGTCAAGCCAGGGGAGGCGGCTGGACTTCTGGGAGCCCTGGGAGGGTTTTTGGCCCTCTTGGGGATGGCCTTGCGGCGCTACCTCTCCCCCGCTTAG
- a CDS encoding dihydrofolate reductase family protein, whose amino-acid sequence MVRVIYHLAVSLDGVAVHPAGPGWLLPFAEAAEAYIPRLLAEVDGLLMGRRTYEEALALGWVYGEKPALVVSQRPDLRGPGMQVPSPEALFPQATAMGLTTLWLVGGPTLAKALTAHLEEVRLAYCPVVLGQGRGFLDDFLELTLLDTETLPQGVLLARYRPRRFLTQGA is encoded by the coding sequence ATGGTGAGGGTCATCTACCACCTGGCGGTGAGCCTGGACGGGGTGGCGGTCCATCCCGCAGGGCCGGGTTGGCTCCTGCCCTTTGCCGAAGCCGCCGAAGCCTACATCCCCAGGCTTCTGGCGGAAGTGGACGGCCTCCTCATGGGAAGGCGCACCTATGAGGAGGCCCTGGCCCTGGGATGGGTCTATGGGGAAAAGCCCGCCTTGGTGGTGAGCCAAAGACCTGACCTCAGGGGCCCCGGCATGCAGGTGCCAAGCCCCGAAGCCCTCTTCCCCCAAGCCACGGCCATGGGCCTCACCACCTTGTGGCTTGTGGGGGGGCCCACCTTGGCCAAGGCCCTCACAGCGCACCTGGAAGAGGTGCGGCTCGCCTACTGCCCGGTAGTCCTGGGCCAGGGAAGGGGGTTTCTAGATGATTTCTTGGAGTTAACGCTCCTGGACACGGAAACCCTTCCCCAAGGCGTTCTCCTCGCCCGCTACCGACCGCGGCGCTTTCTCACACAAGGGGCGTAA
- a CDS encoding cell division protein FtsX: MYAIREGLRQILRHPTASLATFFTALVSFALLYFLGLVLWNLERVVHTLERELEVAAFLKSGANVEALLTEIQGWPEVGEVRLQSKEEALAQLVLDYPYLAEAKDLVENPLPDTLRLRLKDPEAVRKVAERLRRLPGVEGVEYGGELTERLVQVLSGSRLAMGVLVGLLLLNTFFSVMGSIRLSLESRKEALGIMLLVGATRRFIQAPFMVEGILLTLGASLLAVAFGSLLYRGLAQALQGLLPFLPVLGVRDLWQTGLMVLALAMVLGAGGALMATRAYLREV, translated from the coding sequence GTGTACGCTATCCGCGAGGGCCTGCGGCAAATCCTCCGCCATCCCACGGCCAGCCTCGCCACCTTCTTCACCGCCCTCGTATCCTTCGCCCTGCTCTACTTCCTGGGCCTTGTCCTTTGGAACCTGGAGCGGGTAGTGCATACCCTGGAGCGGGAACTGGAAGTAGCGGCTTTCCTGAAAAGCGGTGCCAACGTGGAAGCCCTCCTCACCGAGATCCAGGGCTGGCCGGAAGTGGGCGAGGTGCGGCTCCAAAGCAAGGAAGAAGCCCTGGCCCAGCTGGTCCTGGACTACCCCTATTTGGCCGAGGCCAAGGACCTGGTGGAAAACCCCTTGCCCGACACCCTGCGCCTAAGGCTTAAGGATCCGGAGGCGGTGCGCAAGGTAGCGGAAAGGCTACGGAGGCTTCCGGGTGTGGAAGGGGTGGAGTACGGGGGGGAGCTCACGGAAAGGCTGGTCCAGGTGCTATCCGGAAGCCGGCTGGCCATGGGGGTCCTGGTGGGGCTCCTTCTCCTCAACACCTTCTTCAGCGTCATGGGCTCCATCCGGCTTTCCTTAGAAAGCCGCAAGGAAGCCCTGGGCATCATGCTCCTGGTGGGGGCCACCCGGCGCTTTATTCAGGCTCCCTTTATGGTGGAAGGAATACTGCTCACCCTGGGAGCAAGCCTCCTGGCGGTGGCCTTCGGTAGCCTTCTCTACCGAGGCCTGGCGCAGGCCCTCCAGGGGCTCCTTCCCTTCCTCCCCGTGCTGGGGGTCAGGGACCTCTGGCAGACGGGTCTCATGGTCCTGGCCCTGGCAATGGTCCTAGGAGCCGGTGGAGCCCTCATGGCCACCCGGGCCTATCTGAGGGAAGTTTAG
- the hpf gene encoding ribosome hibernation-promoting factor, HPF/YfiA family, whose translation MNVYKLIGRNLEITDAIRDYVERKLSRLDRYQNGELMAKVVLSLAGSNHVARKAKAEVQVDLPGGLVRVEEEDQDLYAAIDRMVDRLETQLKRYKERRFIGKRHSYQGPPPPEIQDLEALRKPEEEEGPKIVRVKRFEMKPMDPEEAAFQMEALGHDFFVFRNAKTDEINVIYRRKDGNYGLIEPA comes from the coding sequence ATGAACGTCTACAAACTCATCGGCCGTAACCTGGAGATCACCGACGCCATTCGGGACTACGTGGAGCGGAAGCTCTCCCGCCTGGACCGCTACCAGAACGGGGAGCTCATGGCCAAGGTGGTGCTTTCCCTGGCGGGTAGCAATCACGTGGCCCGCAAGGCCAAGGCCGAGGTGCAGGTGGACCTCCCCGGGGGGCTCGTGCGGGTGGAGGAGGAGGACCAGGACCTCTACGCGGCCATCGATCGCATGGTGGACCGCCTGGAAACCCAGCTCAAGCGGTATAAGGAACGGCGCTTCATCGGCAAGCGCCACTCCTACCAGGGGCCCCCACCCCCGGAGATTCAGGACCTCGAGGCCCTTCGCAAACCCGAGGAAGAGGAGGGTCCTAAAATCGTCCGGGTCAAGCGCTTTGAGATGAAGCCCATGGATCCCGAGGAGGCGGCCTTCCAGATGGAGGCTTTGGGCCACGACTTTTTCGTGTTCCGCAACGCCAAGACCGACGAGATCAACGTCATCTACCGCCGCAAGGACGGCAACTACGGGCTGATTGAGCCCGCATAG
- the ftsE gene encoding cell division ATP-binding protein FtsE — protein MIAFHRVGLEYPRTGTKALYNVSLEVKKGEFVYVVGHSGAGKSTLLSLILRRLLPTQGAVYFAGQNLKLLKGDQVALHRRRIGMVFQDHRLLSDMTVEENLAFVLRVQGVPQREWGERIATALRRVGLSHKKRAFPEELSVGEAQRVAIARALLLDPPVILADEPTGNLDLENALQVLDILKAAHQRGATVVVATHSRELLEAYPARVVMLKAGQVVRDERPGEGGSIRVRESPDRGGKEGV, from the coding sequence ATGATCGCCTTCCACCGGGTGGGCCTGGAGTACCCCCGCACGGGGACCAAGGCGCTTTACAACGTGAGCCTCGAGGTGAAGAAGGGGGAGTTCGTCTACGTGGTGGGGCACTCGGGGGCGGGGAAGTCCACGCTGCTTTCCCTCATCCTGCGCCGGCTTCTTCCCACCCAGGGGGCGGTGTATTTCGCCGGACAAAATCTAAAGCTCCTCAAGGGAGACCAGGTGGCCCTCCACCGCCGCAGGATCGGCATGGTCTTCCAGGACCACCGCCTCCTTTCCGACATGACCGTGGAGGAAAACCTGGCCTTTGTCCTCCGGGTGCAGGGGGTTCCCCAGAGGGAATGGGGAGAGCGCATCGCCACGGCCCTGCGCCGGGTGGGGCTTTCCCACAAGAAAAGGGCCTTTCCCGAGGAACTTTCCGTGGGTGAGGCCCAGCGGGTGGCCATCGCCCGGGCCTTGCTTCTGGACCCTCCCGTCATCCTGGCGGACGAGCCCACGGGGAACCTGGATCTGGAAAACGCCCTGCAGGTACTGGATATCCTTAAAGCTGCCCACCAAAGGGGGGCCACGGTGGTGGTGGCCACCCATAGCCGGGAACTTCTGGAGGCGTATCCGGCCCGGGTGGTGATGCTGAAGGCCGGGCAGGTGGTGCGGGACGAACGTCCGGGGGAAGGTGGTAGCATAAGGGTAAGGGAAAGCCCTGACCGGGGCGGAAAGGAGGGCGTATGA
- a CDS encoding S41 family peptidase codes for MKKRAWLIAGLGVVLALVYAQLPRPQAENLLQNPNGQALLEVYQRIQQDYLEPLSKDKLNALLEGAIGGMVSALKDPFTSYSPPQRASLRQEDLRGEFFGIGATLSPANPDGTGAKIEGVMKGLPAQRAGMRAGDVILEVDGEDVTGLPLQEVVARIRGREGTKVTIKVRREGTPAPLVFELVREKVEIISVSTARIGDVGYIALETFANFKVEDQLKKAIDELKAQGMKKLIFDLRDNGGGLLDQGCAVASAFLKEGPIVYTRTKNLTRVWCEASGRPLWDGPMVVLVNGNSASASEIVAGALQDYGRAKVIGEKTFGKGVGQTPYTLANGGELTLVTFEWLTPKRRAINKEGLKPDIEVKDTRFPTPFSLQGAGAPPGAEISVTLNGKTVKVKADAEGKFTYAEPQRQRPLPEDRGQAVLDLEQDAILKRALEELNAAR; via the coding sequence ATGAAAAAACGCGCATGGCTCATCGCAGGGCTCGGGGTGGTCCTGGCCCTGGTCTATGCCCAGCTTCCTCGTCCCCAGGCGGAAAACCTCCTGCAAAACCCCAACGGCCAGGCCCTCCTGGAGGTCTACCAGAGGATCCAGCAGGACTACCTGGAGCCCCTTTCCAAAGACAAACTCAACGCCCTCCTGGAAGGGGCCATCGGGGGTATGGTTTCCGCCCTGAAGGACCCCTTCACCAGCTACTCCCCGCCCCAGCGGGCAAGCCTAAGGCAGGAGGACCTCAGGGGGGAGTTCTTTGGCATCGGGGCCACCCTTTCCCCCGCCAACCCCGACGGGACGGGGGCGAAGATCGAAGGGGTGATGAAGGGCCTTCCCGCCCAGCGGGCAGGGATGCGGGCCGGGGATGTGATCCTCGAGGTGGACGGGGAGGATGTGACCGGCCTCCCCCTCCAGGAGGTGGTGGCCAGAATCCGTGGCCGCGAGGGCACCAAGGTCACCATCAAGGTGCGCCGGGAGGGCACCCCCGCCCCTCTGGTCTTCGAGCTTGTCCGGGAAAAGGTGGAGATCATCTCCGTCTCCACGGCCAGGATCGGGGACGTGGGCTACATCGCCCTGGAGACCTTCGCCAACTTCAAGGTGGAGGACCAGCTGAAGAAGGCCATCGACGAGCTCAAGGCCCAGGGGATGAAGAAGCTCATCTTCGACCTCCGGGACAACGGGGGAGGGCTCCTGGACCAGGGGTGCGCGGTGGCCAGCGCCTTCCTCAAGGAGGGCCCCATCGTCTACACCCGCACCAAGAACCTCACCCGGGTCTGGTGTGAGGCCTCGGGGAGGCCTTTGTGGGACGGCCCCATGGTGGTCCTGGTAAACGGGAACAGCGCCTCTGCCAGCGAGATCGTGGCCGGGGCCCTCCAGGACTACGGCCGGGCCAAGGTTATCGGGGAGAAAACCTTCGGCAAGGGCGTGGGCCAGACCCCCTACACCCTGGCCAACGGGGGCGAGCTCACCCTGGTCACGTTCGAGTGGCTCACCCCCAAGCGCCGGGCCATCAACAAGGAGGGCCTGAAGCCCGACATCGAGGTGAAGGACACCCGCTTCCCCACTCCCTTCTCCCTGCAAGGGGCCGGGGCACCGCCGGGGGCCGAGATCAGCGTTACCTTAAATGGCAAGACCGTGAAGGTGAAGGCCGACGCCGAGGGCAAGTTCACCTACGCCGAACCCCAGCGCCAGCGGCCCCTCCCCGAGGACCGGGGGCAGGCAGTCTTGGACCTGGAGCAAGATGCCATCCTCAAGCGGGCCCTAGAGGAGCTTAACGCTGCCCGCTAG